CGTCGGATGATCGCAAGACCGGAGACAATTTCTGACAGAGAGATTAAATTGATGCTATCTGAGGCCAAGCGCTTCAAGGTATTGGATGAAGGCGAAGAGGAGTTCGGCTTCCAGATACTCAAATTTGGCAAGATGACCGTAAGCCAAATAGTGACTCCGCGGCAGAAGGTGGTGGGCGTCGAGTCCACGTCAAGTCTTGAACACGCCAGGAAGGTGGTTACTGAAGAGAAACATTCCAGGATATGTGTCTTTGATGAAAAGAGCGAAGTTATTGGTATCCTCTACGCTAAGGATCTCTTTATGCATAGTATACGAAAGCAGCAGCCAGAAACAACCATCAAGGACATGATGCGAGAACTCTACGTGGTCCCCGAAACGAAGCATTTAGACAACTTGCTGGGGGAATTCAGGAAGAAAGGTATCCATATAAGCATCGTCGTAGATGAATTCGGGAATTTCACCGGCATAGTTACACTAGAAGATATTTTAGAGTCTCTTTTTGGGGAGATCATTGATGAGTATGATGAAATCGCAGATCTGCCTTACAAGAAAATTGACGCAAACACTTTTCTATTCGAGGGAGACATCAATATCGGCGATCTTGCGCGCATCCTGCAGGTCGAGCCATTCGCCGATGAAGGCGAGAGGCTCGCGGGGTATATCCTAAACCATTTCGGTGGTATTCCTAGTGAGAAAGCACGAATTCATATATCGGGTCTCGAGTTGACGGTCGAGGAAATTCATGACCGTATCATCGAGAAGGTACTGGTGAGGAAGCTGTGACAGATTTCATTTTGCCGCTCATACTATCCATTAGCATCGGTGTTTTTACAGCAAGCGAAACTGCCCTCGTAAGTATTGAAAGAGTAAAGATACTCAAAGCAAAGTGGGAGAAGAAGAGATGGGCATTACGGCTTGAAAAGTTCATCACTCGTCCCGAAAGATTCTTCTCCACGATTCTGGTTTGCGAGAACTTCATAATTGTTGTTGCATCGACTCTCTACGCAAGATTCTTCGTCGACATAATGGGTAGTAATGGTATCATCGTATCTACGGTCACATTATCCCTCTTCTCTCTACTCTTTGGGCAATTCATACCTAAATCGATTGCCCTCTCTCATCCGGTCAGCACAATGGCTACACTATCTAATGTGATTTATTATATCGAGATCGTGACCTATCCGGTCGTTTGGCTATATGCTAACATGGCAAAGTATGTTGCGATTCTCTTCCGCAGCACAAGTGAATCTCATTCAACCCAGCGTCTTGATATTGTACATGCGATGAGCGAATACGAAGAAGAAGCCAGCAAGCTTGCTTCCCGGCTCTTCAACTTTTCAACAAGAAGAGTTGGTGAAGTCATGATCCCAATGGATGCTGCCTTTATGTGTACACAAGGTTATGAGCTCGACACAATTGTGAAAAGCGAAACCAGGATATTTACGCGGATCCCTGTCTACGTCGGTACACGGAACAATATTATCGGTATATTCAATATCAAGGACTATCTCTATTCAGGCGAAATTACGTTACGTGAACCTTTCTTCGTACGTGCTGATGAAAGGTGCATGACAATATTCCTTGCGATGAAGCAAAAAGGGGAACACATGGCAATCGTCATCGATGGAGAACATCAAGTAGGGATAGTAACACTTGAAGATTTGATCGAAGAGTTGGTTGGTGAAATCAGAGATGAAAAATGAAGTGATTACATTATGGTATAATTCTGTCTCTGCTCCGTTCTCAGGAGCATTTTTTTTCGAATAATTCTTTCAGCTTTGACGGTAGTACAACATCCTTGAGTTCGATGCTGCGCATTTCATGCAGGAATATGTGTTCTTTCGCTTCGGCCGAGAGTCTCTCGTTAATGATGAAGTAGGATTTATCTCTCAATCGGCAATATCCTCCTTTACCGAAAAACCTATCATATTTGACGACGATCGAAAGCTTCTCACAGAGTTCCTCGAAAAGCGCGAGCGTGGGCGTCTTCTTCACTTATTACCTCCGAATAGCTTGGAAATGAAGCCCTTTTTCGATGTACTGAGCCGTACCACACCTAATTTTGCGCGCTTATGTTTTGAGTCCCAGGTAAGTACCTGTTTGTATGAACGAAGGGCTTCTTTTGTCTTACCGACGAATTCAAACGCCAATCCAATGTTGTAATGCATTGTCGGGTTGAATAATTCCTTTTTTAGTGCATGTTCTAGTTTTTTGAACCCGTCGGATTGGTTTCTTTTTGTATATACTTGTGCAAGTCCCAGGTATGAAAGATACAATGGGCGCATGTCATAGCTGTACGCAGTCTTGAGTAGATTGAGGGCAGGCCATGGCTCCCCGTTATTTATGTGCTCTACCGCCCGGTTGAAGAGATTTTGCGCTTGGATTTCCTTTGCTTCGTCTGCATCTGTAGTGTATTTGGTTAGGGATTGGTCGTATTTGGCCCGAAGTTTCTCATCCGATAGAGTTCGGTATGCTGCCGTTACGCGTGAGAATATTTCGTGTGCCTTTTGTTTCTCTCGCGCATCGGCAAAACGATCGGGGTGATATTTCTGCACGAGCCCGAGATAAGCTCTCTTTATCTCCCCGGGAGTTGCGTTCTGCATAATACCCAATATGGAGTAGTAATTATCCATGCCTGGTTAGGTGATATGTATATCCATTATTGGATCGACTTCCTTCGTTTTAACTGGACGAATCGTACCATGCCGCATCTGGAGCATACATATTTTTTCTTCTTGTGATGTGTGCCTCTTTTCTCGATCATTCTTTGCCGGCACCTCGGGCAAATCATTTCTTTTTTTTCTTTGTTTCTTCAAGTTTCTTTTTGACTTCGTTGAGGCGGATTTCAGCATTGCCATGGCCACGATCGATCTTGAGTGTTTTTTCGTATGTTTGCACCGCTTCCGAATACCTTTCGGCGCCCTCATATGCAAGCCCCAGATAATAATACGTCTCTGGGTCGTGAGGGTTTATTCTAAGCGCCTCGCTGAATTTTGTTATTGCTTTTCCATAATCCTTACTTAATAAGTACGCCTGACCTACTTCTAGTAAAACCTCAAATTCTCCTGTTTCCATCCTTTTTCCTATTTAGTTGATGACTCCTTAATAGTGTCATTTGCGGTTGTCATCGATTCTCTTTATTGTATCACTGGAATACTCTCGACGTTTTTCAGGGTGGTCAGTCATGAAGTGCAGACCACGGGATTCTTTACGCTCGAGTGCACTTTCAATGATGAGCTTTGCGATTACGGTCGTGTTGCGCGACTCGGCGTTGATTATGTGGATACCGTCTTCAAAGAGGTCCCTGAATTTCGCTATCATAGATTGTGCCGCACGTAGTGCTTTTTCATTCCTGATCAACCCGACATTTTGGTCCATTATCTCCTTGATTTGAAACATCAGGTTCGGACCGGTCCTGGCACTTTGCTTAATCTGTACCTTTTTTGCCGGGCTGACGTTTTTCATTTCCTTTACCCGTTCTGATGCTCGGCTGGCGAACACCAGTGCTTCGAGCAGGGAATTCGACGCGAGTCGATTCGCCCCGTGCACTCCTGTACAGCTGCATTCACCCAGTGCAAATAATCTGGGTATAGAGGATTCTGCCCATTCATTAACCTGTATCCCGCCACAGAGGTAGTGCGCTGCCGGTACTACAGGGATTGGTTCACGTGTGATGTCGATACCCCAGGAGAGGCAGGTTTCGTAGATTGTAGGGAAGCGATTCTTAATAAAATCCGCCTGGAGGTGGGCTACATCGAGAAGCACGTATTTGGCATTTGTCGCGATCATTTCACTCAAGCATGCGCGGGCGACGACATCACGTGGTGCTAGATTTCCAGCCCTTGCATATTTTTCCATGAACGCGGTCCCGTCTTTTGTTTTCAGTGTCCCTCCTTCGCCACGCACTGCTTCCGAGATGAGAAAGGAGCGTCCGTCGATCTTTATGTTGTATACCGCAGTCGGGTGAAATTGCACGAATTCCATATTTGCTATTTTTGCTCCAGCACGATATGCCATTGCAATACCGTCACCCGTAGCGATCGGGGGATTTGTAGTATGCTGGTATACCTGGCCAATGCCGCCCGTTGCCAAAACCGTCACGTTTGCATATATTATGTCGATCTGACGCGTGTCCGCATCAAGGTAATAGATACCAAGGCAATCGCCGTTCTGGATGAGAAGGTCCAGCGCGATTTCATTTTCGCTTATGGACACGCCAGCTTTCTTGGTTTCCTCGAGCAGCACTCTTTCTATTTCTTGCCCGGTATAGTCCTTCGCATGCACGATGCGTCTTCTGGAATGACCGCCTTCTTGTCCAAGGTCAAAGTTGCCCTGGGGATCCATTGAAAATCGACATCCCATGGACTGGAGTTCTTGCACCAATCCGGGTCCTTCGTGCACCATGGTCGCAACCGCATCCTCATGGCATAAACCCTCGCCTGCCTTCACAGTATCCTCTATATGATACTGCGGAGCATCATCCCTGCCAAATACGGCCGCGATTCCACCTTGCGCATAATTGGTGCTGGAATCTGCTTTTCTTTTTTTTGTGAGGACTGATACTTTGCCATACTTGGCTGCTTTGGTAGCAAAAGTCAACCCGGCAATGCCCGAACCTACGACCAGAAAATCTACCTGCTTAGGCATTACGTAATTCTATACATTCGCACCAAAAAGTCAACAATATTATTCAGAATATTGACTCAAAATGGGCAATTAGTATAATTAAATGTGACGTCACGGCAGGCGAAGAAGAGAATAGAACGTTTACGTAGAGAATTAGATTATCATGACTACCGTTATTATGTGCTCAACCAGCCAGAAATTTCTGATATCGAGTATGATCGTCTCTATAAAGAGCTGGAAGAACTCGAACGAGCACATCCAGAGTATGTGACCCCAGATTCGCCAACCCAGCGCGTTGGCGGTGAACCGCTACGTGAATTCAAGACAGTGGAGCATAGGATCAAGATGCTCAGTCTGGATAATACCTACTCAGAGCAGGAAGTCAGGGATTTTGACAAAAGGATAAGAAAAATAGTAGAGACACCGGTCAAATATGAAACGACATTGAAGATCGATGGCGTGGCAGTAACGCTGAACTATCAGCACGGCAACTTTGTGCGGGGCGCCACACGGGGTGACGGAGTGTATGGTGATGAAATAACACAGAATCTGAGGACGATACGATCGGTCCCGCTCCATCTCTTGACTGAGGCAGCCGATTTGCAGGATATTGAGGTCAGGGGAGAGGTCTATCTGCCGAAGGCATCTTTCAAGGCGTTGAACCGAGAGCGTGAAAAATCCGGTGAACCGCTGTTTGCCAATCCTCGGAATGCCGCTGCCGGTACACTAAAACTGCAGGACCCCCGTGCCGTCGCCGATAGAGGTCTGGATATCTTCATCCATACGGTTCCGGTGTCACCGGGAGCGAATTACAGGTCACACTATGCGGTGCTAAGGCTTTTGCACGAGGCAGGATTTAAGGTCATACCACATGTAGAACTCTGTAGAAGCATTGATGAGGTTTTCGACTACATTGCGTACTGGCGGGACAGGCGAGATAAGCTTGATTATGAGGTGGATGGTCTGGTTATCAAGGTCGATGATTTCCATGCCCGTGAAACAATTGGTTTTACAGCGAAAAGCCCGAAGTGGGCTATTGCCTTCAAATATCCAGCACGACAGGCGATCACTGAATTGACGGATATCCAGCTGCAGGTTGGTCGTACCGGCAGGATAACACCCGTGGCTCTGCTCGATCCGGTTTCTCTGTCAGGATCGACCATATCGCGGGCAACCTTGCACAACGAGGATGAAATAAAACGGCGTGAAATCAAAATTGGCGATCATGTGGTCATCGAGAAGGGTGGCGAGGTGATCCCCAAGGTCGTTGAGGTCGTTAAGGAGAAACGGACAGGCAGGGAGAAGACATTTCGTTTTCCAAGCAGATGCCCGGTCTGCAATCAGAAGATCTATCGCTTGCCAGATGAAGCTGACTGGCGTTGCGTTAATTCCTCTTGCCCGGCTCAAATAAAAGGGAAAATCCTTCATTTCGCGTCTAGGCAAGCCATGGATATAGAAGGGTTGGGGTATGTTCTGGTCAACAAACTCGTAGATGTGGGGCTCGTAAGTGGTTTTGACGATATCTATAGGCTTGATGCAGCTACGGTAGCAGATATCGAACGTATGGGTAAAACCTCTGCTCAGAACCTTATCGCTGGCATTGATCAGAGCAAGAAGCGGCCATTCACGAGCGTTCTGTATGCTCTCGGCATACCAAATATCGGAATCAATGCCTCACACTTGCTCGTGGAGAAATTCACCAATATCAATAGCATAGTAAAAGCTTCGGTTGAAGAATTGATTCAAATTGATGGAATTGGGGAGATACTTGCTACAAGTATAAAAAATTACTTTAGTATTAAGAAGAACGTTGACACGATTAATAATCTCAAGAAATTCGGTCTCAATTTCAGCCTAAAACCTGTAAGAACCACGGAGAGCCTTCTGACCGGCAAGACTTTCGTCTTTTCAGGTGAGCTGAAGTCCATGACCAGGGATGAAGCACAGGAAGTTGTGCGTAAGCTTGGTGGTCATCCATCGTCGAGTGTATCCAAGAAAACAGACTACCTGGTAAAAGGAATAGAACCTGGTTCTAAGTACGACAAGGCTTTGAGACTGGGCGTAAAGATTATTGATGAACAAAAATTTCTGCGAATGACAGAAATTAAGTAACAATCATCGGAACACTCAGGGAAACTTCGTTTTTTCCGTCAATTCTTCCGAGGTTTCCCCTAATTTCTTATTTGAAATGGCAATCTTAAGGGATATGGGTTTACTTACCGACAGGACCTGTTAGAATTTGAACTTATAGCTAACGCTTACCTTATCAATATCAGTTTCCACATCAAAGCCATGCATTTTGGCCCCTACGTAGGCATCTGCTAATGAAAAACCGAAGGTGAACAACCCCCACCAGAGCATGGAGTTGCGTTTTGTATAGTCATCGTCACGATGGTACTTGTAGGCATAATAGCCGATGGCGATTTCAGCAGCTCCAATAACTACGCCGGTTACATAGCGCTCCGTGTAGAATTGCCCGCCGCCAGGAATCACACACAAAAGCATTGCCACGTTAGAATTTTTCTCCGCCGTCGCCAGACCGACAGACATAAGGAGCAATACGATCATGCAGAATAGTGTTTTTCGGTATAAAATGGCAATCACTTGATAAATTTGTATTCAAAGCGTTCGACTGAATCGACTGCAACGTACATGGATAGATTTCGGTACTTGATGTGCTGTTCAGTAAAAAACCTGAGAAGATCACCTGCCCGCGTGAACGCATTTGGCGCGGTCAGGTAGATCTCTACACCTCTATTACGCAGGTCGAACTTCCGTAGAATTTCGACTTCGGCAAACGGTGTAAGCTTGTCGTTGTCAAAAAACCGGTCGGTGGCGAATCGCTCGCGTTCACCTTTGACACCCTGTTCGCCTCTGAGAACGCCCTCCCACATCGAGATTTCCTCGCGTAATTCAGTGACATCTTTCTTGAGCGGGGCATATTTTGTGCGATATGCATAAAAGAGCGCTGCCACCAGCAAAATTGCGATTATCCAACCCAGATATTTCATAATCTCTTCATCGCTTTCTGAATACCTTCCTTTTTCTTCAGGAAGGCTTCAAGACGTTCTCTTTCCCTCTGTTTGGTTGTTTCGTTTGCTTTATTCATGTAATTCGGATTGTTCAAACGGTGCTTGATCTCATCGATCCGTTTTGCGAGAAAATCAATTTCGCTGTCCAGGCGCCCTTTTTCCTTAGCTATGTCGATCCCTGATAGTATAACGTAGCACTCCATATCAGACATGATGATGCTCGCCATCGCTTCTTTGCCCGGTCGAGAATACATGATAGTTTCTGTAAGGGATAATTTCTTTACAATATCTTCATTCCCTTTGAAGAAACCTGTAATATCATCATCCGCATTTATTGTGATATTCAGTTTTTCTTTTGCATTAATATTGAAGATTCCACGGACATTACGGATTTCTTCAATCAGATGGACGAGCCGATCGACATGCTGAGCATCCTTCTTGATGCTGATCTTATCCGGCCAAGTCTCGAGCATGATGCTTTCTTTCTGGAACCCGAATTTCTGATATAACTCTTCGGTGATAAACGGCATGAACGGGTGCAGGGTCACCAGCAATTGCTTCAGTAAATATCTTGCTACAGCGGAAGGTTTCGCCTTCAGGAACTCCAGATACCAATCGCAGAACGTATGCCAGACAAAATCATATATCTCTTTTGTTGTTGCATTGATTTCATAAGTAGCGAAATTTTCTTCAACTTTCGACAGCAGTGTGTTAAAGCGGCCTATAACCCAGGCATCGTACACCGAGATTCGTTCAATATCGAATTCCCCATCGGCTGCAGTGATCGATATCAATCTTGCGGCATTCCACAATTTGTTACAGAATTTCCTGCCCACATCAATAGATTTTTCAGTGAAGAGAACATCCTGCTCTCGCGGTGTTATCAAGAGCAAGCCGAATCTCAGCGCGTCAGCACCATATTTCTCTATGAGTTGTATAGGATCGGGTGAGTTGCCCAGGCTTTTGGACATCTTTCGTCCTTTATCGTCGCGGATCATGACGTGAAATGCGACGTCCGTGAAGGGAACTTGTTTGGTAAATTCCAATCCTGCCATGATCATACGCGCGACCCATAGATATATTATGTCCCAACCGGTAACGAGTGTTTGAGTAGGGTAGAAGCGACGGTAATCCTCGGTATCAGCTGGCCAGCCGAGTGTTGCGAAAGGCCACAACCATGAAGAGAACCACGTATCGAGGACGTCTTCATCCTGGTATATATCTACCGAGCCGCAATTAGAGCAACGGTCAGGTTTTGCTTCGGCAACCGTGATACCTTGCTCTGAATCAGCACTATCAGGGTCGTAGCAGGAATTACAGTAGTATACCGGTATGCGGTGCCCCCACCAGAGCTGCCGTGAAATGCACCAGTCTCTTACATTTTCCATCCAGTAATTGTAAAGGTTCACCCACCTCTGAGGGAAAATGCGTACCCTGCTTTCTTTTACCGCTTTGAGCGCCGGGTCGGCCAGTGGTTTCATTCTAACGAACCATTGTTTTGAGATTCTCGGCTCAATCGCAGTGTCACAGCGCTCGCATTTTGCGAGCGGTAGTTTGTAGTCTTCGATCTTTTCAAGCAAGCCCGAAGCTTTTAACTGTTCGACAATCTTCTTTCTTGCTTCGTAACGGTCCTGTCCGTTGAACTGCCGGGTAAGGGCATTCAGAGTGCCGTCCGGATTCATGATATCAATGAAATCAAGTTTATGCTTCTTCGCCAGCTCAAAATCGAACGGATCATGCGCCGGGGTGACCTTCAGTGCGCCCGTACCGAACTCCGGGTCAACGTATTCATCAGAAATGATGGGTATTTCCCTTTCCATGATCGGTAGGATAGCCCGGCGGCCGATGAATGCTTTATATCGTTTATCACGTGGATTGACGCATACAGCTGTATCCCCAAGCATTGTTTCAGGTCTGGTCGTAGCGACGGTTATGTATTCATCGCTGCTGGCTATCGGATATCTGATAAAGTATAGTTTGCCGGGTTTCTCCTCGGTTTCTACCTGTTCGTCAGAGAGCGCGGTCAGGCACCGCGGGCACCAGTTAATAATATATTCCCCCCGGTAGATCAGACCCTTATTGTACATGTCAACGAATACCTTTATTACTTTCTTAGAGTAATTCTCAGAGAGCGTGAATTGTTCACGAGACCAGTCTAGGGCGTAGCCGGCTCTTTTCAATTGTTCCCGAATAATCTGGGCAGATTCTTCCTTCCATTTCCATACTTCCTCCACGAATTTTTCCCTACCCAGCTCCTCTTTTGTAATACTCCTGCTGCGTAGCTTTTCTTCGACCACTACTTGAGTAGCGATTCCAGCATGGTCCATACCCATCAACCATAAGGTTTCGTGTCCGGTAAGCTTCTTGTATCTTATGAGTATGTCTTGAAGGGAATTATTGAGAACGTGCCCCAGGGTAAGTCGTCCCGTGACATTGGGTAGGGGTATCATGATTGTGTAGGGTGGTTTGTCCGAATTGATATCTGGCGTGAAGAACTTCGATTCTAACCAGAAATCGTATAACTTTTTCTCCATTTCGGCAGGATCATACCGGCTGGGAAATTCTTTCATAGTGTAAATATACACATTTGTGCACGTATGTCAACGTGGGACGGGAATACGATACTTTCGTTAATTCCGTTACTTTCGTTAATCCCGTTGAAGACTGAGATTGCTTCGCCAGAAAACGGCTCGCAATGACACGCGCGCGGTGTCTCCGTCGCGAATTATGCCCACGCCATGTTTCTTCAAATCTTGATTTGATTGGAAATCTGAGCGTGCCAAATCTCTGCTTAGGTGAATCTTTGATTTGCCCCGCTTCCGTTGAGCGGGATTCTCGCAAATTTGGTCTCCAATACCGTTCGACAATTTGCGGAAGCAGCAGAATTCAGTGTCCGAAGGCCGCGAGGGATGAGGGGATCTCCGATTCTCCAGCATGGCGTGTCTTCAGGAGCGCAGCGATATGAATTCAGCGTAAGCATGTCTGCAGCGTGAGCATACTCCAGTCCGTAATACGGACGTGTCTTCAACGATAGGGTGTCTCCAGCAAAGCGGGACATCCCCGGGGACAGGCACCTTACGGAGCCAGTCCCCTTGTTACCAATGTTTTCCTCTATGCGCCATGCGCTATGCCCTTTGCATAATAATCAAGTAGCGCCATTGCTCTATGCATGATGGCCTTTCAGTGTCTCAGTGTGTCCTTTATTTCAGTGTGTTCAGTATCTAGTGCTGGCACTTCGGGCAGTACCTGGTGCCTCGATTGCCGATCTTCTTCAGCGCTATCATGGTGCCGCATTTTCTGCAAGGTTCACCTTCTCGCCCGTATACGCAAAGGAAATTCTGGAAATTACCATCCTTCCCGTCGGTTCTTGTGTAGTCAGAGACCGATGTGCCAAAATTGAGGATTCCTTCGGTTATCACATCTCTCAACGCTTTTGTGAGTTTCTCTATTTCTCTGTTCGTTATCCGATTGGCCCTTCTCAGCGGTCTAATGCCAGCGCGGAATAAAGCTTCGTCAGAATATATATTACCCATGCCCGCGCAGATATTTTGGTCCAGGAGAAGCGATTTTATCCTTGCTTTTCGGTTCTTTATCTTTGCCTTCAAGTAATCAGGTGTGAAGTCGTCAGAAACCGGTTCACAACCGAGGTTGTAGAATCCCTTGAGGTTGGGAGGAGTATCTTTAGCCTTGATCAGATATACCCGTCCCAGCACACGAGGTTCGTTGAACAATAACTGGCAGTCGTTCAATACTAGAGCGAGTCTTGAGAATTTGTGCGGTTCAAGATGTGTTGGAATGATAGCCATGGTTCCGGAAAGACGCAGATGGAAAACAAGCCGTTTCTCGTGACCCAATTCCAGAATCAGATACTTGGCTCTTCTGCTTACGTCAAGTATTTTTTCTCCAACAATTGCTTTGCAGAATTGTGCCGGCTTCGGATGTGCTATTACGTCAGGCCGTAGTATCACACAATCAGTAATGGTTCTACCGCGGATCTTGGGTCGCAGCTCGCGGGCGATGGTTTCTACTTCTGGCAGTTCAGGCATTTCCGATTGCTTTCATTGTAACGGTCATTTTATGCCCTTGAGAATGTTTTTCAAATCTGACTCGAAGTCCTTTATTTTCTTATCGAACTCGTTCTTGATATTTCCTTTTATTCTTTCCTGTATACGGCTACGGTCCAGAGTGAACGTAGGGGCTTTCATTTTTCCTCTTGCGATAACATCGATAATGGTCCGTCCATCTTTATCGTTGAAGAATAACCAATCACCATGGTACCGTTTGACAATATCGGAGTAATGCTTTGACAGTGTGACCGCGATATTCATGTCAACCGAACCGTTCAAGCCAATGGTTCCTCTGGCCAGAAAATCCCCTACTCGCGCGGACATTGTCCAATCGTCAGCGCTTGCACGCCCGTTCGCTATCGTAAATCCGGTATTAAGATTGTTAAATTTGACCACCTTCTGGTCTTTGAGTCCCATCCAATCCAGAAGTTTCACCATGAACTCAAAATTGTTGAACTCGCCGTTAGTGATTTTCAAATTCCCGGTTCCGTTAATATTAGATTGTACGGCTTGCTGGTCCAGTCCATTTCCGTTAAAGTTCGCAATGCCGCTAAGATCTCCTTTTACTCGATCGAAGCCAAGAAAGCGCTTGGTGACTTTCTGCGCCTGAACGGATGTCATTCTTGAATTTATCCGGTAGGGTTCAGGACTATACGCATTGTAGTAAAAGTCAAAGTTAACCTGACCATCATATGCCTGCGCCCGGCAATTCTTGAGATCGATCACCCCGTCTACATAGCTGAAATCAACATTGACATCGGTAAACTCCATATCCAAACCCGTCAGCTTTTTGACAACGACCGTGCCCTGTAAGGTCAGTGGAACGGGTTTACCCGGCTTGCTCTTGCCTGCTCTACTCGCACTGGTTCCTTTCTCTGGCAACAGTTCATCGAGATCGATGATATTTGAACGGTTATTGATCTGCACAACAGGTCTCTTGAAATTAGAGACAAAACCGCTTAGTGAGAAATCAGATCTTCCGATTCGGCCATGGCATTCACTGATTCTTGCCGCATTGTTCTGCATGGTTCCTTTGACCGTGAAATCACTGATGGGTCTACCCAATCCGATGCCATCGATCAGGCCTTCGCGAATATGGATATCTCCGAAATAGCTCAGATCGTTCATCGTTCCCTTCAATGCTATATTACCGGTGATTATACCCGATAATTTGACATCCTTCATTTCCGGGGTCAGCGATTGGAAGTCATCAAGATTCCCATTGAGTTGGGTCGAAATGTTGAAAAGCGGCGCAGGTTTATCAAGATTCGAAATGTTCCCCCCGATACTGAATTTTGTTTTGCCGATATTACCCTCTATCTTAATATCAC
This window of the candidate division WOR-3 bacterium genome carries:
- a CDS encoding hemolysin family protein, encoding MNNLPVNILLICIFLCCSAFFSGMEAAIFSISRFRLKTLLFEDRKGARSLERIKKNPGKTLATILLANLLVNVGASSVGAVILLQTIQRYHFDTTVSFVVEFILMTSIILIFGEIAPKTVAISNAETLALRFGKFVEYLSWLFSPVSRGMEGVMHRMLGRRMIARPETISDREIKLMLSEAKRFKVLDEGEEEFGFQILKFGKMTVSQIVTPRQKVVGVESTSSLEHARKVVTEEKHSRICVFDEKSEVIGILYAKDLFMHSIRKQQPETTIKDMMRELYVVPETKHLDNLLGEFRKKGIHISIVVDEFGNFTGIVTLEDILESLFGEIIDEYDEIADLPYKKIDANTFLFEGDINIGDLARILQVEPFADEGERLAGYILNHFGGIPSEKARIHISGLELTVEEIHDRIIEKVLVRKL
- a CDS encoding CNNM domain-containing protein, coding for MTDFILPLILSISIGVFTASETALVSIERVKILKAKWEKKRWALRLEKFITRPERFFSTILVCENFIIVVASTLYARFFVDIMGSNGIIVSTVTLSLFSLLFGQFIPKSIALSHPVSTMATLSNVIYYIEIVTYPVVWLYANMAKYVAILFRSTSESHSTQRLDIVHAMSEYEEEASKLASRLFNFSTRRVGEVMIPMDAAFMCTQGYELDTIVKSETRIFTRIPVYVGTRNNIIGIFNIKDYLYSGEITLREPFFVRADERCMTIFLAMKQKGEHMAIVIDGEHQVGIVTLEDLIEELVGEIRDEK
- a CDS encoding DnaJ domain-containing protein, which gives rise to MDNYYSILGIMQNATPGEIKRAYLGLVQKYHPDRFADAREKQKAHEIFSRVTAAYRTLSDEKLRAKYDQSLTKYTTDADEAKEIQAQNLFNRAVEHINNGEPWPALNLLKTAYSYDMRPLYLSYLGLAQVYTKRNQSDGFKKLEHALKKELFNPTMHYNIGLAFEFVGKTKEALRSYKQVLTWDSKHKRAKLGVVRLSTSKKGFISKLFGGNK
- a CDS encoding tetratricopeptide repeat protein, producing METGEFEVLLEVGQAYLLSKDYGKAITKFSEALRINPHDPETYYYLGLAYEGAERYSEAVQTYEKTLKIDRGHGNAEIRLNEVKKKLEETKKKKK
- the nadB gene encoding L-aspartate oxidase codes for the protein MPKQVDFLVVGSGIAGLTFATKAAKYGKVSVLTKKRKADSSTNYAQGGIAAVFGRDDAPQYHIEDTVKAGEGLCHEDAVATMVHEGPGLVQELQSMGCRFSMDPQGNFDLGQEGGHSRRRIVHAKDYTGQEIERVLLEETKKAGVSISENEIALDLLIQNGDCLGIYYLDADTRQIDIIYANVTVLATGGIGQVYQHTTNPPIATGDGIAMAYRAGAKIANMEFVQFHPTAVYNIKIDGRSFLISEAVRGEGGTLKTKDGTAFMEKYARAGNLAPRDVVARACLSEMIATNAKYVLLDVAHLQADFIKNRFPTIYETCLSWGIDITREPIPVVPAAHYLCGGIQVNEWAESSIPRLFALGECSCTGVHGANRLASNSLLEALVFASRASERVKEMKNVSPAKKVQIKQSARTGPNLMFQIKEIMDQNVGLIRNEKALRAAQSMIAKFRDLFEDGIHIINAESRNTTVIAKLIIESALERKESRGLHFMTDHPEKRREYSSDTIKRIDDNRK
- the ligA gene encoding NAD-dependent DNA ligase LigA, with translation MTSRQAKKRIERLRRELDYHDYRYYVLNQPEISDIEYDRLYKELEELERAHPEYVTPDSPTQRVGGEPLREFKTVEHRIKMLSLDNTYSEQEVRDFDKRIRKIVETPVKYETTLKIDGVAVTLNYQHGNFVRGATRGDGVYGDEITQNLRTIRSVPLHLLTEAADLQDIEVRGEVYLPKASFKALNREREKSGEPLFANPRNAAAGTLKLQDPRAVADRGLDIFIHTVPVSPGANYRSHYAVLRLLHEAGFKVIPHVELCRSIDEVFDYIAYWRDRRDKLDYEVDGLVIKVDDFHARETIGFTAKSPKWAIAFKYPARQAITELTDIQLQVGRTGRITPVALLDPVSLSGSTISRATLHNEDEIKRREIKIGDHVVIEKGGEVIPKVVEVVKEKRTGREKTFRFPSRCPVCNQKIYRLPDEADWRCVNSSCPAQIKGKILHFASRQAMDIEGLGYVLVNKLVDVGLVSGFDDIYRLDAATVADIERMGKTSAQNLIAGIDQSKKRPFTSVLYALGIPNIGINASHLLVEKFTNINSIVKASVEELIQIDGIGEILATSIKNYFSIKKNVDTINNLKKFGLNFSLKPVRTTESLLTGKTFVFSGELKSMTRDEAQEVVRKLGGHPSSSVSKKTDYLVKGIEPGSKYDKALRLGVKIIDEQKFLRMTEIK